The following are encoded in a window of Nibricoccus aquaticus genomic DNA:
- a CDS encoding LysR family transcriptional regulator, whose translation MPREYQFPYELRHLVYFLEVARQLHFRKAAEALAVAQPALSRQIAQLEAAVGAELFVRSRRRVELTPAGRAFAKRIEPVLRSLAAAGREVQALTRGEEGHIRVAFTGLAMATVLPGILREFSRRFPGIRLELNESPSTTQLVALQAGELGCGFFHPGATPTPGLRTRLLLRERNGILLPSGHALAKQEKNSLKLSQLADTPFVLFPRSHNPSFYDRVLSACAKAGLTPRIAEEVWPRANGIGLVRAGLGATFITPSEAKNLPGDVVFRPLAGPAPESSLVLGWRQPPAPEPALAAFLAVASETVATLS comes from the coding sequence ATGCCTCGCGAGTATCAATTCCCCTACGAGCTGCGCCACCTCGTTTACTTCCTCGAAGTCGCCCGCCAGCTCCATTTCCGCAAAGCCGCCGAGGCTCTGGCCGTCGCGCAACCCGCGCTCAGCCGCCAGATCGCGCAACTCGAAGCCGCCGTCGGCGCCGAGCTTTTCGTCCGCTCCCGCCGCCGCGTCGAACTCACCCCCGCCGGCCGCGCCTTCGCCAAACGCATCGAGCCCGTCCTCCGCTCCCTCGCCGCCGCCGGTCGCGAAGTCCAGGCGCTTACCCGCGGCGAAGAAGGCCACATCCGCGTCGCCTTCACCGGCCTAGCAATGGCGACGGTGCTTCCCGGCATCCTCCGTGAATTCAGCCGCCGCTTCCCCGGCATCCGCCTCGAACTCAACGAATCGCCCTCAACCACCCAGCTCGTCGCGCTTCAGGCCGGTGAACTCGGCTGCGGCTTTTTCCATCCCGGTGCCACGCCCACGCCAGGCCTTCGCACGCGCCTGCTCCTCCGCGAGCGCAACGGCATCCTCCTCCCCTCCGGCCACGCCCTCGCGAAACAGGAGAAAAACTCTCTCAAACTCAGCCAGCTCGCCGACACGCCCTTCGTGCTCTTCCCGCGCTCGCACAACCCGAGCTTCTATGACCGCGTGCTCAGCGCCTGCGCCAAGGCCGGGCTCACCCCGCGCATCGCCGAGGAAGTCTGGCCCCGCGCCAACGGCATCGGCCTCGTGCGCGCGGGCTTGGGCGCGACCTTCATCACACCGTCCGAAGCAAAAAATCTCCCCGGCGATGTCGTCTTTCGCCCGCTCGCCGGTCCCGCCCCCGAAAGCAGTCTCGTCCTCGGCTGGCGACAACCGCCCGCGCCCGAGCCCGCCCTCGCCGCCTTCCTCGCCGTCGCCAGCGAAACCGTTGCGACGCTTTCCTAA